The DNA segment GTCGAACAGCGTCTTGGTGACCGGGCCGGGCTGATAATGACGGCCGGCGATCTCGGACACTGGCGTCACCTCGGCGGCGGTGCCGGTGATGAAGCACTCGTCGAAGCTCTCCAGCTCTTCCGGCATGATCGCGCGCTCGCGCACCTCGATGCCATGGCGCTTGGCCAGCTCGATCACCGTCTGGCGGGTGATGCCGTTCAGGAACGCGTCGGCCTCCGGCGTGTGGATGACGCCGTCCTTGACGAAGAACACGTTGGCACCGGTGCACTCGGCCACGCGCCCGCGCCAGTCCAGCATCAGCGCATCCGAATAGCCTTCGCGTTCGGCGGCATGCTTGGAGATGGTGCAGATCATGTAGAGACCCGCCGCCTTCGAGGTCGAGGGCGCGGTCATCGGGTCCGGACGGCGGTACTTGGCCATGCCGATGCGGATGCCCTTGAGCCGTTCGGCCGGATCGAAATAGCTCGGCCATTCCCACGCCGCGATGGCGAGGTGGATCTGGTTGTTCTGCGCCGAGACACCCATCATGTCGGAACCGCGCCAGGCCACCGGGCGCAGATAGGCATCAACGAGGTTCTGCTTCGCCAGCAGTTCGCGGCAGGCGGCGTTGATCTCGGCGACGCTGTAGGGAATCTCGAAGTCGAGCAGCCGCGCGCTCTCCTTCAGGCGTTCAGTATGCGCGTCGAGCTTGAAAATCTCACCGCCATAGGCGCGCTCGCCCTCGAATACGCAGCTGCCGTAATGCAGACCGTGTGTCAGCACGTGAACCTGGGCATCCTGCCATGGCACGAAAGCGCCATCGAGCCAGATCCAGCCGGTGCGTTTGTCGAAAGGTTCGCTTGCCATGGTTCTATCTCCCGAACAGGTCGCCGGCGCCCATGGTGGCGTCGCGGCCTTCTTGTCCATCAGCATGGCGGCTTCGGCTGTGTTGCGAGAACGCTAAGTTTTGCCTCGCAGCCGAAGTCCCGTTATCTTTCACCGCCTTGTAGGCGGCCAGTCTACATCCCGCTCCGAACCGGGTCGACGGCCTCGCCGAACGATCCTTTCGTGGAGCGGGACATCTCGGTAACGA comes from the Ancylobacter pratisalsi genome and includes:
- a CDS encoding branched-chain amino acid aminotransferase, with amino-acid sequence MASEPFDKRTGWIWLDGAFVPWQDAQVHVLTHGLHYGSCVFEGERAYGGEIFKLDAHTERLKESARLLDFEIPYSVAEINAACRELLAKQNLVDAYLRPVAWRGSDMMGVSAQNNQIHLAIAAWEWPSYFDPAERLKGIRIGMAKYRRPDPMTAPSTSKAAGLYMICTISKHAAEREGYSDALMLDWRGRVAECTGANVFFVKDGVIHTPEADAFLNGITRQTVIELAKRHGIEVRERAIMPEELESFDECFITGTAAEVTPVSEIAGRHYQPGPVTKTLFDSYMAEVQPKKAAA